TCACAGGTTCACGGCAGTATTTTTCATTGAATCCGATAACGGATCCCGTCCTTATCGGGAGCGGTATCGGACTCTTTGCGGCGGATTTGGTTTTGTTCCGTTTTAAAAACGATCGTGTTTTCGGCGAAACTCCGTACAACCGTGACGACGTAAATATCTTCGACCGATGGGCTATGCGCCCGTATTCGCGCGCGCTCGATATAACGGGAGACGTATTTATCGGATGTGCGATGGCGGCCCCGCTCGTATTTGCATCCGTAGACAGACACGAATGGATTACGATCGGTATTATGTATGCCGAAACGATGCTTCTCACGCATGCGGTAAAAGATTTTATAAAATCGCTCACGTTCCGCGCACGTCCTTATATGTACTTCGAAGGCTATCCGCAAAAAGATGTCGATTCGGGCGACTGGAATAATTCTTTTCCGTCGGGACACACGATGCAGGCTTTTGCCGCCGCCGCGTTTACGAGTTTTGTCTTTGCCGTCTACTTTCCCCGCTCTCTGTGGAATATTCCGGTGAGTGCGGGTTCCTACGCGCTTGCTGCGACGGTCGCAGTGCTGCGTCTTTCAAGCGGTAATCACTTTTTAACCGACGTGCTTGCGGGCGCCGCCTTCGGTACCGTTTTCGGTATCGGCATACCGCTCCTGCATATGATCGGACGGCAATCTCATAAGGCGATTGAAAAGCGTAAAGAAACCGTTTCGCTTTCCGTCCTTCCGAACGGTGTATGCATAAGTGCAAGATTTTAAAAAGGTCTGCACAGTCTGCCGTGCCTTTCTTGACAAAGCGGATATAAGGTCATAACATAAAAAAAATCGCTGTACATGACAGCGACTGTTTAACAATATTTGGAGGCAAAGATAATGCAAAAAAAATTACTTTCATTTGCATTGGCTGCATTTGCAGCTGCGGGGTTGATTTCCTGCGGCGGTAAATCGATTAAAAACGGAACCTATACTTCGTCCGTACAAGGTATGAATGACGCTGTCGAAGTATCCGTTACGATTGCAGACAAAAAGATCGCGGACGTACAGGTTACGAAAAACTCGGAAACACCGGGCATCGGCAGTCCGCTCATGGATGCGAACGGTACGGTTTTGACGGCCGGAGGAATGGCTCCTACCGAATTGATCCCCGCCGAAATCGTAAAGCATCAGTCGGTCAACGTCGATGTCGTGACGGGTGCGACGATTACGTCGGCTGCGATTAAAGCTGCGGTATCGAACTGTCTGAAAGATGCGAAAGCGAATCCTTCCGATTGGAATGCGAAACCGGAAGCTGCAGCCGCTCCGGAAAATGCGAGTGCCGATGTCGTTGTTGTCGGCGGCGGCGGAGCGGGGCTTGCGGCGGCTATCGCAGCGGGACAGCAGAATAAATCGGTTATCATCGTAGAAAAGAACGGCGAAGTCGGCGGCGACACGCTCGTGTGCGGCGCGATCTACAATACGCCCGACGAAGCGCTTCAGAAAAAAGTGACGATGGGCGACGCGGTAAAACGCACGATCGAAACGGCTCTCGCTGAAGCTTCGAAAAACGGCGAACACGCCGCTCTTCAGGCGCAAGTGCGCTCGCAGTGGAACGCGTACAAATCGAGCGGCAGGACCGACCTCTTCGACTCGAAAGAATGGTTTGCGCTGCAGACCTGGAACGGCGGCGATAAAGTCGGTAATTTAAATCTCGTCAAAGTATTGTGCTATAACGCATACGACGGGCTCGGTTGGATCGACGATTTGGGCATGAGCTTTTCCGACGTCATCAGCCAGGGAGCGGGTTCTCTGTGGCAGCGCACGCACACCAGCATGATGAAGATGGGAACCGGCTTTATTTCGACCTATGTCGAAAACATCGCGAAGATGAACAATATCACGGTCATGGTAGAGACGACGGGCAAATCGCTCGTCAAAGACGGCGACAGAGTTACCGGCGTCGTGTGCGCCGACAGAAACGGCAACGAGTTTACCCTTTCGGCAAAGGACGGCGTCATTCTTGCGACCGGCGGTTTTGCCGCAAACGGCGCGATGGTGCAAAAGTACAATACGTCGGGCAAATGGCAGGATTTGAGCAAAGTCGCGACGACGAACCGCTTTTCGTGCTCACAGGGAGACGGTATCGAAATGGCCGTCGCTGCGGGCGCTTCGCTCACCGATATGGAACAGCTCCAGCTTTTGTACCTCGGCAACTTAAAAGACGGACAGCTGACGAAGTATCCGCCGAGAGATGTCAACGGCACCGACCAGATCATCTTTATCAATAAAGAGGGCAAACGCTTTACGAACGAAGGCGGCAGACGCGACAATATCTGTCTTGCGGTTTTTGCGCAGCCCGATAAAGTGTTCTATATGCTCGAATCCGGCGACGGCGACAAGTATAAAGACATCAAAGATCCCGATTGGAGAAGCGCCGACGGCTTTACCTTCGACTATCTCGAATCGAACGGCTACATCTATGAAGGCGATACGCTCGAAGAGCTCGCCGGAAAACTCGGCATGAACGCTGCGACGCTCCAAGCGACGATCGACACCTTCAATGCGAGCGTCGATTCCGGACGCGACGAATTCGGCAGAACGCTTTATTCGACGAAGCTGACGAAGGGTCCGTGGGTCGCGACTCCGAGACAGGCCTGCGTTCACCACACGATGGGCGGCGTTACGATCGACACGAACTGCCGTGTCATCGGCACGAACGGTAAAGTTATTCCCGGTTTGTATGCGGCGGGTGAAATCACCGGAGGCATACACGGTGCGAACCGCTTGGGCGGAAACGCCGTCGTCGATACGGTCGTATTCGGCAAGCTCGCAGGCGATACGGTCATCGCGGATGCGCGGTAACGGCGTGAAAAAAGCGTACACTAAGTAAGCCGGGGTTCGACCCGTGCATAAGGGGCTGTCGAAAAAGTAAGCAACTTTTGAGACAGCCCTTTTTCCATCCATTTTGTTCGCCGATTGAATGTCGAGTTTTGAACATAAATAAAAGTGCGCGAAGACTATCTTTCGGCTGCGTGATAAAACGGTCGGAAGCGTGCGCGATGCGGCGCAACAGCGGGAGACACGCGTGCGGCTTTGTGCGTTCAGCTTGCGGAAGATTTGCTTAAAAGCACAACCGTTCCCTAAATCCTGCGAGTTTGCAACGCAAACTCGGTAGTGAGGCGAAGCCGAACGCAGATTCCGCTGTGAGAGCCGCGATTGTACACGATTACGAATAATTGTGCAGCAGTCGTTCTCGCCGAAAGCATAGCTTTATTCACGCATACTTTCAAAACTTGACATTCGGTAAAATTTACTTTTGTTCCGAAAGACCGCTTCTCGTGTCGACGATACGCTTCATATCGGCGATATTGTCTACGATGATATAGTTGTCGTACACTTCGATTTTTCGTTTTTCGACGAATTTGTTGATTTCATCGCGCGTCGCTTCCGGCGACAGTCCCGCCCAATGCGCCACGTCCGCCGCCGACACGTTGAACTTCCGTTGCCGGTCGTTCGCGTTTACCGAGGGATTCATTTCGTCGAACATGAGAAAGACGTCTGCGATTCGGGCCTGTACGTCTTTGATCGCAAGCGTACGCAAACGGCGTCGTTGGTCGTAGATGCGTTTGCAAAAAAGCTTCAATAGGATGATCGCGATCTGAGGATTACCCATGATGAGCAGTTGGAAATTTTCTTTGTTGAATTCGAGGCATTCGACGTTGCCGATCGCGACGCAAGTTGCAGAACGCGGAGAATTGTCGAGGATGGCCATCTCTCCGAAAAATTCACCGGGCTTCATGATGTCCAGATTTTTCTTTGCGCCGTTTACGCATTTGACGAGCTGTACGCGTCCCGACTGAATAAGATAAAAACTGTTGCCCGGTTCGAATTCGCTGATGATGACATTGCCCGGTTTATACTGCTTTGCAAAACGTTTGAAAGCGGGAAGTGCAAACTGCTTCAGCGCACCTGAAGCTTCTTCGTCTTCTTCGGTTGTATCGCTGCTTTTTATTTTTTCTTTTATCTTTGTGTTGCGCAGTTTTGCATCGGCATATAATTTTGCAACTTCGTCTTTTTTCGCAGTGTTCGGATAGAGCGATAAAAATTTAACGCAGATGTCGCAGCACGAAAGATACTCTTCGTCGTTGTAAAAACTTTTTGCAACGGCGATCATACCTGTCTGCTGATCTTCGGGAACGTTGTTGAGAATCGCTTCGGTTTTTTTATGAATGAGGCGCAGCTGATTTGAAAAGACGCGGAGCATCTTCATGATGATCTCTTTGTTGCTGCTGAATATCTGTTCGAATTCCTGTATGGTTAAAGCGATCGAAACGCAGTCGGTAAGCGCGGTTGCGGTTTCTTCGCGCGGAAAACGGCCGAGTGCGGATTTGACACCGAAGAACTCGCCGTTTTTTACCTGCTCGGTAACGGGCTGATGAGTTTCCACATCCGTCGTTGTAAGGACGAGAATACCTTTTTGCAGGATAAAAATCCGTTCGTCTTTATCCCCTTCAAAGTAAACGATCGATCCTTTTGTATATTGCATCGCTTTAGGCATACAAGATCCCCTGGTACATTACGATATTATATCATAAATCATCTATTTATGCTATGCTCTTTTTGATGATTGATTTACATACTCACAGCAATGCATCCGACGGTCAATACCGCCCTGCCGAACTTGTCGAAAAGGCGTGTGAAAGCGGCATTTCCGCTTTTGCGCTGACGGATCACGATACGATAGCGGGGCTTTCCGAAGCTGCAGCCGAAGCCGAAAAACGGCATATTACCTTTATACGAGGCATCGAAATTTTCGTCGAATGGCCGACCGGCGAATTCCACTTGCTCGGACTCGGTTTTACGCATATTTCGCCGTCGTTGGCGGAGCTCGTCGATTTTTTGCAAACAAAACGTACCGAACGGAATCTGCACATAATCGAAAAGATGCGCGAAGAAGGTATCGACGCGTCGTACGACGAGCTGTGCTCCCTTTTCCCCGACAGTTCCATAGGCAGGCCGCACTTTGCCGAATACCTCAAGTACAAAAATATCGTAAAGGATAATCGGGAGGCGTTTGAAAAATACCTCGGTAAAGGCAGACCCTTTTATGCCGAGCGTACGGGCGCGAATCTCGACGAAGCGATACAGGCGATCGTCGATTCGGGCGGCGTGCCGGTTATCGCGCATCCGCTGTCGCTCTACGTGTCATGGGGACATCTCAGGACTATTGTGGAAGACATTCACTCGCGCGGCGTCGAAGGGCTTGAAGCCTATCATCCGGGGGCGAGCGGTCACGACTGCAAGCGTCTCGAATCGCTTGCGCGCGAGCACGGCATGTTCGTCACTGCGGGAAGCGATTTTCACGGCGAAAAAATCCGCGCCGACAGAAAACTCGGTTATACCGCCGACGGTAAAAAAATAGACGCCCGATTTTATTACGAAGAGCTGCTTCCGCATTTGGCAAAGTAAGGGCGCTATTCTCCCGCTGCGGGCGGTTATATCGGTCCGGCCGGCCGTACCGCATATTTTTTCAAAAAATCTTTATACACATGCTCCGAAACTGCACGGCTTGAGACGATCTTATACGGGGAAGTTGAGCCGCAAAACGATTGAAATTAAAGAGGGGAGATTTTGCGTGCAGGGAGCATAATGCGTATGCAGATTTTTTCGTTTTCGCCGTTCGGGTACGAAGGTGCGCTCGTTACGGTTGAAGTGGATATCCGGCGCGGCATTCCCGCGGTCGATATCGTAGGTCTTGCGGACGGCGCGGTAAAAGAATCGCGCGAGCGCATGCGGGCAGCCGTGCAGAATTCCGGTTTCGAGTTTCCGCCGGAGCGCGTGCTCGTCAGTTTATCGCCTGCGGATATGCGGAAAGAAGGCGCAGGCTTCGATTTGGCGATTGCGCTCGCCGTCCTCCAAGCGCGAAGCGGAAAAGATTCGTTTTCCGATTCGCCTTCCGTCCTCGTTATGGGAGAACTCGAGCTTTCGGGAAATGTGCGCGGCGTACGCGCCGTCCACGCTGCCGCTTCTACCGCTGCAGCCTCAGGTATTTTTAAATGCATCGTACCGCTTGCGAATGCCGACGAAGCGCGCGAAGTGCACGGTATGAAAGTGTACGGTGCGGCATCTCTCGAAGATGCGTTTTCCGCGCTCGCTTCGGACGAAGTTTTTACCGAGAGAAGCCTGTCGAATCAAAGCGCCTTTGTGCCGGAACACTGCGTCGAAACGGATGGCGTACTCTTTCCGCCCGTTACGGAAGGTTTCGAATTCGCCGATGTGGCGGGGCAAATTTTTTTTGTGCGGGGTTTGCAAATTGCGGCGGCCGGCGGACACAACCTCATTGCGATCGGCGCTCCCGGCTGCGGCAAAACGATGGCGCTGCAAAAATTTCAAACACTGCTCCCGCTGCTTACCGTCGAAGAAGCGCAGCCCGTCACGCGCATCTATTCGATTGCAGGACTCATGCGCGGAAACGAACCTCTCGTCAGAATCGCTCCGTTTCGTCAGCCGCATCAAACCGCAACGATCGAAGGCATGTGCGGAGGCGGTGCACGCTGTATACCCGGAGAAATATCGCTTGCGCACAACGGCGTGCTCTTTCTCGACGAAGCCGCCGAATTCCGTTCGTCGGTTTTGCAGATGCTCCGCGTACCGATCGAAAGCGGACGCATCACGCTTGCTCGCGCCGGCCGATCGACGGTTTATCCCGCGTCGTTTCAGCTGCTCATGGCGGCGAACCCCTGTCCCTGCGGAAACTTCGGATCGAAATCGAAACTCTGTCTGTGCAGCGCCCGTGCCGTCGAAACCTATTGGAATAAATTCTCAGCGCCTCTTTTAGACCGCATCGATATGTGCATTTTCGTCGACAACGAAGGGATCTCGCATGACGCCGCGCGGACGACGACCGCCGAATTGCGAACGGAAATCGCGCGTGCGGTAAAGACGCAGCGGAAGCGGCAGGGTAAAAAAAACGCAAAGCTTTTGCCGGAAGAAATTGCGCGATGCTGTCCGATGAGCGCCGACGGGCGAAAGTCGCTCGACAACGCGGCGATGCGTTGCGGATTTTCTCCGCGCGCCGTTTCAAGTTCCATAAAAGTCGCGCGTACGATAGCCGATATGGCAGGCTGTACCGTCATACAGGAAGCGCACGTAAAAGAAGCCGTACAATATCGAAAAGCATGCACGGGCTTTTTGCCGGAAAATGTCGACGGGTAGGGCGTAGTTTTTCGAACGTGCCCGTTGCGGAGGTCGCGGTATGTGCTGCGGGTGCGTTTTGTTAGCCTAGTGCAACAAATTGACAAAGCCCCGTAAAAATGCTAAAAACACGCACGAGGTTATTTATGGAAAATATGATGCACTATCTTAAAGATATCGATAAAGAAAAACTGAAGACGGTTTTGGAAATAAAAGAAGCGTACAACGGCGGTCGCATGAGCCTTGAAGAGGCAAAGCGGATTTTAAAAGAAAAAGTAAAAAAGCTTACGCCTGCGGAAATCGCCGTTGCCGAGCAGGAGCTTAAAGAATTCGAAGACGACGAATGCCGCAAAGAAAACATCCAAAGCATGCTCGTCCTTTTTGAAGATATCATGGACACATCCCGTCCCGATCTGCCGGCCGACCATCCGATCATGTGCTACTACCGCGAAAACGATGCGCTTTTAAAAATCATGCTTGAAATCGAAGATTTGGTTCAGTACCCGCTCATCAAAAATCAATGGCTCGAAATCTACGATAAGCTTGCGCAGTATCGTCTGCACTTTTCCCGCAAGCAAAATCAACTGTATTCAATGCTCGAGCGTAAAGGCTTCGACCGCCCGACGACGACGATGTGGACACTCGATGATTTTATCCGCGACGAGATAAAAGACGCGCGCACGCTTTTGGAAGAGGGCAAAGACGATGCCTTTCTCGCAATGCAGCCGACGATCGTCGCCGACGTGCGCGATTTGATTTCCAAAGAAAACACGATTTTGTATCCGACCTCTCTTGCGATGCTCACTCCGAAAGAATTCGAAGATATGAAAATCGGCGACAGAGAAATCGGTTTTGCGTGGATCGATGTAAACTCAAGTTCCGCAAAAAGTGGAGCGGCTGCTTCTTCGAACGGCAGCTGTGCGGATGCGAAAACTTCGGCCGGCGAAAGCGGCGATTTTGCAAGCGACCTTGCAAAGCTTTTGCAAAAACACGGTTACGCAGCTCCCGCCGGCGAAGAATTCGACGTTACGACGGGACGCTTGACGCTCGATCAAATCAATTTGATCTATAAACACATGCCGGTCGATATTTCCTACGTCGACGAAAATGAAATCGTCCGCTTTTACACCGATACCGAACACCGCGTGTTTCCGCGCAGCAAAAACGTTATCGGCCGCGACGTAAAAAATTGTCATCCGAAAGCGAGCGTTCACATCGTCGAAGAAATTATTAAAAAATTCAGAAGCGGTGAAGAGAACGAAGCGGAGTTTTGGATAAATAAGCCCGGTCTTTTTATCTATATTACGTATATCGCGGTGCGCGATGCCGACGGGCGTTTCCGCGGCGTTTTGGAGATGATGCAGGACTGCACCCATATCAGGAGCCTCGAAGGCTCGCAGACGCTTTTGACGTGGAGCAGCGGCAAAAAAGAGAGCGGTTATGCAGCCGACACCGCTTCGGGAAGCAATGCAGCGGATGCGGAAAGCTTGCCGAAAGCGGACGGCTCTTCAAAAAAAGAAAGCGCCGGAGACAAGGGCGCTTCACCGGAACATTCTTCGGAAAACGGGGATATGGCAAATTCTTCGGCAAGTACGACCGGTGCAAAGCTCTTCCCGCTCAAAGGCGAAACGAAGCTTTCGGATTTGCTTGCATCCTACCCGTGGTTGAAAGCCGAACTTCCGTCGATCAATCCCGCATTTAAAATGCTTCAGACTCCGCTCGCCCGCATCATGATCCCGAAAGCGACTGTTTCTATGATGAGCGAGCGCAGTCAGATGCCGATGGACGAATTGATCGCGGCGATCGAAGCGAAGATAAAAGCTCACGACGGAAAATAAATCGAGCACATGCGAGCTTCGGAGTTCAAGTCTCTGTTTGCAGATAGTCAATAGTATTATTGTTATAATGATTTATTTGATGATGTGAAATTTCTTGTTGCCGGCAAAGAGACTTGAATCCCTCCGGTCGTGTACATCCTGTACACTCCCTGCGGGAACGCCTCCGCTCGCTTCCGGCGGCATCCTGCCGCCTTTTTTACTGTAGGGTAAGAGTACAAGAAATATGCAAGTATAAAAATAGTGTATGCGGATAAATAAAAAGGTGGAACGCGAGGCAGCGGAACTGCCGCCGAGCCGCTCTGACCGATGGCAAGCAAAATTTCGAAGAAATTTTGCGCAGTCCGATTCAAATCACGGTCAGCCGCGGCGAACGGCAGGGCTGCTGCCGGGAGTGCAGCCGATTTTATGATACGGAGTATTTTTAATAAGTATATTTTTTGTGCAATTATTCTTTTTTGCCGGCAAAGAGACTTGAACTCTTACGGCCTTGCGGCCAAGGGATTTTGAGTCCCTCGTGTCTACCATTCCACCATGCCGGCGCGGCAGGTACTACTATACCGAAAGAGGGGCAGGTTTGCAAGTGCGCGGTGAAACGCTATAATTGCCCTATGGTACACAACGCGGGTGCGGCCGATTTTGTCGGTGCGGAGCCGGAGCGGGTGCTGAAAGCCGTTTTTGGTTACGATTCTTTTCGGCCCTTTCAAAAAGAGATTATCGCGTCGGTGCTCGCCGGAAAGGATACGCTCGCCGTTATGCCGACCGGCGGCGGCAAATCGCTGTGCTGCCAAATTCCCGCGCTCATCTTCGACGGCCTGACGATCGTCGTTTCTCCGCTCATCGCGCTTATGCAGGATCAAGTGTCCGCCCTTGCCGAAAACGGTGTCAGCGCCGTGTTTTTAAACAGCACGCTCGAATGGGACGACTATCGAAAAGCTTCGGACGATATCCGTTCGGGAAAGATAAAACTCGTTTACGTTTCGCCCGAAGGTCTTGCGACGGAGCGCTTAAAAGATTTGTTTTGTTCCGACGGCGTTAAAGTGAGCTGCGTTACGATCGACGAAGCGCACTGCATCAGCGAGTGGGGACACGATTTTCGTCCCGACTATCTCGAACTCGCTTCCGTGCGGCATCTCTTTTCCGATGCCGTGTGTCTTGCGCTGACGGCGACCGCAACGGCTTCCGTGCGAGCCGATATTATTAAAAATCTCGGCATGAAACGATGCGAAGTTTTTGTCGCGAGTTTTAACCGCAAAAATATTTTTCTTGAAGTGCAGCCCAAGCGGAACGCGCTCGGTCAAGTCGTACATTTTATTAAAAATCATCCGGATGAAAGCGGTATCGTCTATTGTTTTTCGAGGCGTGAAGTCGATGACCTTACGCACTCTCTTTGCGATATGGGATTTTCCGCGCTGAATTATCACGCGGGTTTGAGCGACGCCGAACGCACATCGCATCAGCAATCGTTTATCCGCGACAAAGCGCTCATCATGGTTGCAACCGTCGCATTCGGTATGGGAATCGATAAGCCGAATGTGCGCTTTGTCATCCATTATTCCGTTCCGAAATCCGTCGAACAATATTATCAGGAGATCGGCAGGGCGGGGCGCGACGGACTTCCTGCTCACGCGCTGCTCTTATACGGCGCGGAAGACGTACGGAAGATCCGCTGGTTTTTCGACGAGAGCGCCGACCGCAAAAAATCGGAACGGCTTTTGCAAAGCATGATTTCTTATGCTTCGTCAAAGACATGTCTCCGACGGTTTTTGCTTTCCTATTTCGGCGAAGAAAGCGTAAGTCGGGATGCTTTTTCATGCTGCAGCGTTTGCGCGGCAGGGGAGCTTCCGTCGGTCGATGTGACGCTTCCTTCACAAAAGCTTCTTTCGTGTATTCTCCGTACGCGGGAGCGATTCGGCGCGTCCTACGTCATCGATGTGCTTACGGGTTCTCGTGCCAAACGCATTGCGGAAAACGGTCACGATTCGATTTCGACGTGGGGTATCGGAAAGGACTTTCCGAAGCGCGATTGGTTTGCGCTTGCCGAAGCGCTTGTCGATGCGGGTTATCTTCATAAATCCGAAGACTACCGAGTGCTTTCTCTTTCGCAAAAGGCAAAGCGTGCTTTGGCTTTGCGTGAAAAAATCGAACTGCCGATTTCTCCCGGAGTTTTCGAAGCGGAAGAAGCTCGGCATATTGCCGTAAAATCCGAGTCATCATCTTTCGGATCCGCTTCATTCGATTTTCCGCGCAAAGCTGCAAAAAAATCGCTTCCGTCAAAAATCGTCGATCAAAGCGACGGAGATGCGCTCCGCATCGCGCGGGAACTCAAAGTGTGGCGTAAAAAAATCGCCGAAAAAGAAAACGTGCCGCCGTACGTCATATTCGGAGATCGGACGATTGCCGACATTGCGGCCAAAAAGCCGGTAAACGACGTGGAACTTTCCCGCGTATACGGCATCGGTTCGGTAAAAGCAGATCGTTTCGGAAGCGCGATTATACGCATCGTAAACAATGTGTAAAAACGTGCCGGCTGCCGTTCCTTAAAATGCGGCATTGCAGAAAATGTCAATTTTCGAAAATGCCGTATCAGTGTGCGAGAGCGCACACGTATATCCGCGAGTTTTCAAAAGAAAACTCGAAGTTAAACGAGACGCGCTATTTCAGCGGCTCGTTTAAACCTTCTATATAACAATACTGTTGCGCATTGCAAAAAAGTGTAATGCACTTTAAAATAATAAAACGGCGCATCGTGTTTTTGCGTCTGCAATTTCGGGGGAAGCGAATATGGCATTGGTGACGATGAAGTATGAACT
This Treponema socranskii subsp. buccale DNA region includes the following protein-coding sequences:
- the recQ gene encoding DNA helicase RecQ, with translation MVHNAGAADFVGAEPERVLKAVFGYDSFRPFQKEIIASVLAGKDTLAVMPTGGGKSLCCQIPALIFDGLTIVVSPLIALMQDQVSALAENGVSAVFLNSTLEWDDYRKASDDIRSGKIKLVYVSPEGLATERLKDLFCSDGVKVSCVTIDEAHCISEWGHDFRPDYLELASVRHLFSDAVCLALTATATASVRADIIKNLGMKRCEVFVASFNRKNIFLEVQPKRNALGQVVHFIKNHPDESGIVYCFSRREVDDLTHSLCDMGFSALNYHAGLSDAERTSHQQSFIRDKALIMVATVAFGMGIDKPNVRFVIHYSVPKSVEQYYQEIGRAGRDGLPAHALLLYGAEDVRKIRWFFDESADRKKSERLLQSMISYASSKTCLRRFLLSYFGEESVSRDAFSCCSVCAAGELPSVDVTLPSQKLLSCILRTRERFGASYVIDVLTGSRAKRIAENGHDSISTWGIGKDFPKRDWFALAEALVDAGYLHKSEDYRVLSLSQKAKRALALREKIELPISPGVFEAEEARHIAVKSESSSFGSASFDFPRKAAKKSLPSKIVDQSDGDALRIARELKVWRKKIAEKENVPPYVIFGDRTIADIAAKKPVNDVELSRVYGIGSVKADRFGSAIIRIVNNV
- a CDS encoding FAD-dependent oxidoreductase, with translation MQKKLLSFALAAFAAAGLISCGGKSIKNGTYTSSVQGMNDAVEVSVTIADKKIADVQVTKNSETPGIGSPLMDANGTVLTAGGMAPTELIPAEIVKHQSVNVDVVTGATITSAAIKAAVSNCLKDAKANPSDWNAKPEAAAAPENASADVVVVGGGGAGLAAAIAAGQQNKSVIIVEKNGEVGGDTLVCGAIYNTPDEALQKKVTMGDAVKRTIETALAEASKNGEHAALQAQVRSQWNAYKSSGRTDLFDSKEWFALQTWNGGDKVGNLNLVKVLCYNAYDGLGWIDDLGMSFSDVISQGAGSLWQRTHTSMMKMGTGFISTYVENIAKMNNITVMVETTGKSLVKDGDRVTGVVCADRNGNEFTLSAKDGVILATGGFAANGAMVQKYNTSGKWQDLSKVATTNRFSCSQGDGIEMAVAAGASLTDMEQLQLLYLGNLKDGQLTKYPPRDVNGTDQIIFINKEGKRFTNEGGRRDNICLAVFAQPDKVFYMLESGDGDKYKDIKDPDWRSADGFTFDYLESNGYIYEGDTLEELAGKLGMNAATLQATIDTFNASVDSGRDEFGRTLYSTKLTKGPWVATPRQACVHHTMGGVTIDTNCRVIGTNGKVIPGLYAAGEITGGIHGANRLGGNAVVDTVVFGKLAGDTVIADAR
- a CDS encoding YifB family Mg chelatase-like AAA ATPase produces the protein MQIFSFSPFGYEGALVTVEVDIRRGIPAVDIVGLADGAVKESRERMRAAVQNSGFEFPPERVLVSLSPADMRKEGAGFDLAIALAVLQARSGKDSFSDSPSVLVMGELELSGNVRGVRAVHAAASTAAASGIFKCIVPLANADEAREVHGMKVYGAASLEDAFSALASDEVFTERSLSNQSAFVPEHCVETDGVLFPPVTEGFEFADVAGQIFFVRGLQIAAAGGHNLIAIGAPGCGKTMALQKFQTLLPLLTVEEAQPVTRIYSIAGLMRGNEPLVRIAPFRQPHQTATIEGMCGGGARCIPGEISLAHNGVLFLDEAAEFRSSVLQMLRVPIESGRITLARAGRSTVYPASFQLLMAANPCPCGNFGSKSKLCLCSARAVETYWNKFSAPLLDRIDMCIFVDNEGISHDAARTTTAELRTEIARAVKTQRKRQGKKNAKLLPEEIARCCPMSADGRKSLDNAAMRCGFSPRAVSSSIKVARTIADMAGCTVIQEAHVKEAVQYRKACTGFLPENVDG
- a CDS encoding phosphatase PAP2 family protein, which codes for MMKSIFSLCVFAVLSCASVYSENVFAERLKESVPQIEAGRSGFLSYVTGSRQYFSLNPITDPVLIGSGIGLFAADLVLFRFKNDRVFGETPYNRDDVNIFDRWAMRPYSRALDITGDVFIGCAMAAPLVFASVDRHEWITIGIMYAETMLLTHAVKDFIKSLTFRARPYMYFEGYPQKDVDSGDWNNSFPSGHTMQAFAAAAFTSFVFAVYFPRSLWNIPVSAGSYALAATVAVLRLSSGNHFLTDVLAGAAFGTVFGIGIPLLHMIGRQSHKAIEKRKETVSLSVLPNGVCISARF
- a CDS encoding PHP domain-containing protein, which produces MIDLHTHSNASDGQYRPAELVEKACESGISAFALTDHDTIAGLSEAAAEAEKRHITFIRGIEIFVEWPTGEFHLLGLGFTHISPSLAELVDFLQTKRTERNLHIIEKMREEGIDASYDELCSLFPDSSIGRPHFAEYLKYKNIVKDNREAFEKYLGKGRPFYAERTGANLDEAIQAIVDSGGVPVIAHPLSLYVSWGHLRTIVEDIHSRGVEGLEAYHPGASGHDCKRLESLAREHGMFVTAGSDFHGEKIRADRKLGYTADGKKIDARFYYEELLPHLAK
- a CDS encoding Crp/Fnr family transcriptional regulator — its product is MPKAMQYTKGSIVYFEGDKDERIFILQKGILVLTTTDVETHQPVTEQVKNGEFFGVKSALGRFPREETATALTDCVSIALTIQEFEQIFSSNKEIIMKMLRVFSNQLRLIHKKTEAILNNVPEDQQTGMIAVAKSFYNDEEYLSCCDICVKFLSLYPNTAKKDEVAKLYADAKLRNTKIKEKIKSSDTTEEDEEASGALKQFALPAFKRFAKQYKPGNVIISEFEPGNSFYLIQSGRVQLVKCVNGAKKNLDIMKPGEFFGEMAILDNSPRSATCVAIGNVECLEFNKENFQLLIMGNPQIAIILLKLFCKRIYDQRRRLRTLAIKDVQARIADVFLMFDEMNPSVNANDRQRKFNVSAADVAHWAGLSPEATRDEINKFVEKRKIEVYDNYIIVDNIADMKRIVDTRSGLSEQK
- a CDS encoding DUF438 domain-containing protein encodes the protein MENMMHYLKDIDKEKLKTVLEIKEAYNGGRMSLEEAKRILKEKVKKLTPAEIAVAEQELKEFEDDECRKENIQSMLVLFEDIMDTSRPDLPADHPIMCYYRENDALLKIMLEIEDLVQYPLIKNQWLEIYDKLAQYRLHFSRKQNQLYSMLERKGFDRPTTTMWTLDDFIRDEIKDARTLLEEGKDDAFLAMQPTIVADVRDLISKENTILYPTSLAMLTPKEFEDMKIGDREIGFAWIDVNSSSAKSGAAASSNGSCADAKTSAGESGDFASDLAKLLQKHGYAAPAGEEFDVTTGRLTLDQINLIYKHMPVDISYVDENEIVRFYTDTEHRVFPRSKNVIGRDVKNCHPKASVHIVEEIIKKFRSGEENEAEFWINKPGLFIYITYIAVRDADGRFRGVLEMMQDCTHIRSLEGSQTLLTWSSGKKESGYAADTASGSNAADAESLPKADGSSKKESAGDKGASPEHSSENGDMANSSASTTGAKLFPLKGETKLSDLLASYPWLKAELPSINPAFKMLQTPLARIMIPKATVSMMSERSQMPMDELIAAIEAKIKAHDGK